One stretch of Corallococcus exiguus DNA includes these proteins:
- a CDS encoding RidA family protein, producing MPVTLLNPDGIMKPDVYRQVAIATGTRQVHIAGQVAYDAEGQLVARGDLAGQVAQAYRNVAIALAAAGATFDDVVRLTFYVVDWKREAMPDFIAGIEQAARELRISPAPASLIGVSALYEPGVLVEIEATAIVG from the coding sequence ATGCCCGTGACCCTGCTCAACCCCGACGGAATCATGAAGCCCGACGTGTACCGGCAGGTGGCCATCGCCACCGGCACCCGGCAGGTGCACATCGCGGGACAGGTCGCGTACGACGCGGAGGGCCAGTTGGTCGCTCGCGGCGACCTGGCCGGACAGGTTGCGCAAGCCTACCGCAACGTCGCCATCGCCCTCGCGGCCGCCGGGGCGACGTTCGACGACGTCGTCCGGCTGACGTTCTACGTGGTCGACTGGAAGCGCGAAGCGATGCCTGACTTCATCGCCGGCATCGAGCAGGCCGCCAGGGAGCTGCGGATCTCGCCAGCGCCGGCCTCGCTGATCGGGGTCTCGGCACTTTACGAGCCGGGCGTCCTTGTGGAGATCGAAGCCACGGCAATCGTGGGCTGA
- a CDS encoding LysR family transcriptional regulator, whose protein sequence is MKRAHLDEIFAFMSVVDAGSFVGGGEALGLTRSAAGKALARLESRLGVRLLNRTTRQLSLTDEGRVFHEHCLQVLAALDDAEASVGQRTGTPRGLLRLTLPAAFGRLHVLPLLRDYLRTWPEVQAEVSFSDRVSDIIEEGYDLAVRINASSTDTRLVSRTVARYPVFVCAAPAYLEARGEPGTPEDLAEHECLVFSSRTRRQHWHLRQKDGAMVKVEGRSRLRLDSGEAIRDAAVAGLGIAYLPGFLVNEDLASGRLKALLPSCETEHVPIMALYPSRRHLPAKVRRFIDLMVEQLNTQAR, encoded by the coding sequence ATGAAACGCGCCCACCTGGATGAGATCTTCGCCTTCATGTCCGTCGTGGACGCGGGCAGCTTCGTGGGCGGCGGAGAGGCGCTCGGCCTGACGCGCTCGGCGGCGGGCAAGGCCTTGGCCCGGTTGGAGTCCCGCCTGGGGGTGCGCCTGCTCAATCGCACCACACGCCAGCTGAGCCTCACCGACGAGGGCCGTGTCTTTCATGAGCACTGCCTGCAGGTCCTCGCGGCCCTGGACGACGCGGAAGCGAGTGTCGGGCAGCGCACGGGGACTCCCCGAGGGTTGCTGCGGCTCACGCTGCCCGCCGCGTTCGGCAGACTGCATGTCCTTCCCTTGCTGCGGGACTATCTGCGGACCTGGCCCGAGGTGCAGGCGGAGGTGAGCTTCTCCGACCGCGTCTCGGACATCATCGAGGAGGGCTACGACCTGGCAGTGCGCATCAATGCCTCCAGCACCGATACGCGCCTGGTTTCGCGGACCGTGGCCCGATACCCGGTGTTCGTCTGCGCGGCGCCCGCCTACCTGGAGGCGCGCGGCGAACCTGGCACGCCGGAGGATCTGGCGGAGCATGAGTGTCTGGTCTTCAGCAGCCGGACGCGACGGCAGCATTGGCACCTGCGCCAGAAGGACGGCGCCATGGTGAAGGTGGAAGGACGAAGCCGCCTGCGGCTCGACAGTGGCGAGGCGATCCGGGACGCAGCCGTCGCGGGGCTGGGCATCGCCTATCTTCCCGGCTTCCTGGTCAACGAAGACCTGGCGAGCGGACGGCTCAAGGCACTGCTTCCGTCCTGTGAAACAGAGCACGTCCCGATCATGGCGCTCTACCCGAGCAGACGTCACCTGCCGGCGAAGGTGCGGCGCTTCATCGACCTGATGGTCGAGCAATTGAACACGCAGGCGCGCTGA